One genomic region from Chloroflexota bacterium encodes:
- a CDS encoding alpha/beta fold hydrolase → MKAPLGVLNLHGFTSSLDCVNGLNPYIEALGLPYRMPVLRGHMQTPEALIGVTWRDWYADAEAALKDLLTEAEKAVVVGLSMGGLVALHLAAEHPDQVDAIALVAAALKLRNPLAPGNALAFLQPIVGKLVRWWPMPPNYADKELEKYDTNYDRAPMDAILSFLDYTTYVEGRLPEVRAPALIIQSHKDQTVAPNSAQIIHDRIASTDKRIVWFERSHHEMMRDLEREKVFETIQAFLKERLAKVKA, encoded by the coding sequence ATGAAAGCGCCGCTTGGAGTGCTCAACCTGCACGGGTTTACGTCAAGCCTGGACTGTGTCAACGGCCTCAACCCCTACATTGAGGCCCTGGGCCTGCCCTACCGCATGCCCGTACTCCGCGGGCACATGCAAACGCCCGAGGCCCTGATCGGCGTAACCTGGCGGGACTGGTACGCCGACGCCGAGGCCGCCCTGAAGGACCTGCTCACCGAGGCCGAAAAGGCCGTCGTCGTGGGCCTGTCCATGGGAGGGCTGGTGGCTCTGCACCTGGCTGCCGAACACCCCGACCAGGTGGACGCCATCGCCCTCGTAGCCGCGGCGCTCAAACTGCGCAACCCGCTCGCGCCGGGGAACGCGCTGGCCTTCCTGCAACCCATCGTCGGCAAACTCGTCCGATGGTGGCCCATGCCGCCCAACTACGCCGACAAGGAATTGGAAAAGTACGACACCAACTACGACCGCGCCCCCATGGACGCCATCCTGTCTTTTCTGGACTACACCACCTACGTCGAGGGCCGCCTGCCCGAGGTCCGCGCTCCCGCCCTCATCATCCAGTCGCACAAGGACCAGACGGTGGCCCCCAACTCGGCCCAGATCATCCACGACCGCATCGCCTCCACCGACAAACGTATCGTCTGGTTTGAGCGAAGCCACCACGAGATGATGCGCGACCTGGAGCGGGAGAAAGTCTTTGAGACGATCCAGGCGTTCCTGAAAGAGCGCCTGGCCAAGGTCAAGGCATAG